The following proteins are co-located in the Pseudoalteromonas sp. N1230-9 genome:
- the aroC gene encoding chorismate synthase, producing MAGNSIGQLFKVSTFGESHGVALGGVVDGTPAGLEISEADLQIDLDRRKPGQSRYTTQRRESDEVKILSGVFEGKTTGTSIGLLIENTDQRSKDYGKIADVFRPGHGDYTYWHKYGIRDYRGGGRSSARETAIRVAAGAIAKKYLKQFHSIEVRACLSQLGPIKAEDYNWDEVENNAFFFPDTSKLDALDEYMRDLKKQGDSVGAKVKVVAKNVPVGLGEPVFDRLDAELAHSLMSINAVKGVEIGDGFDVVEQKGSEHRDELTPDGFTSNHAGGVLAGISTGQDIIASIALKPTSSITIPGNSINTSNEAVEMITKGRHDPCVGIRAIPIAEAMMAITLMDHLLRQRGQNPHVSHKHGPIKGSID from the coding sequence ATGGCAGGTAATAGCATCGGACAACTATTTAAAGTGTCCACCTTTGGTGAGAGCCACGGCGTTGCATTAGGCGGCGTTGTTGATGGCACCCCAGCAGGTCTTGAAATTAGCGAGGCCGATTTACAAATTGATTTAGACCGTCGTAAGCCGGGGCAAAGTCGTTATACAACACAGCGCCGCGAAAGTGACGAAGTAAAAATTCTTTCAGGTGTGTTCGAAGGTAAAACCACAGGTACTAGCATTGGTTTACTGATTGAAAACACTGATCAACGTTCAAAAGATTACGGCAAAATTGCCGATGTATTTCGCCCTGGTCATGGTGATTATACCTATTGGCATAAATACGGTATTCGTGATTACCGAGGTGGTGGTCGCTCTTCTGCTCGTGAAACTGCGATTCGTGTAGCCGCGGGTGCAATTGCAAAAAAATACCTAAAACAATTTCATAGTATTGAAGTGCGTGCTTGTTTGAGCCAGCTTGGGCCAATTAAAGCTGAAGATTACAACTGGGATGAAGTGGAAAACAATGCATTTTTCTTCCCTGATACAAGCAAGTTAGACGCGCTTGATGAATACATGCGCGACCTAAAAAAGCAAGGTGATTCGGTAGGCGCTAAAGTTAAAGTGGTTGCTAAAAATGTGCCTGTTGGTCTTGGTGAGCCAGTATTTGATCGCCTTGATGCAGAACTTGCACATTCACTAATGAGCATTAATGCAGTAAAAGGCGTTGAGATTGGTGATGGCTTTGATGTGGTTGAGCAAAAAGGCTCTGAGCACCGTGATGAGTTAACTCCAGATGGTTTCACATCAAATCACGCGGGCGGTGTACTTGCAGGTATCTCGACAGGGCAAGATATCATTGCCTCTATCGCACTTAAGCCAACCTCAAGCATTACCATACCGGGCAACAGCATTAATACCAGCAACGAAGCGGTAGAGATGATCACCAAAGGACGTCATGACCCATGTGTGGGCATTCGTGCAATTCCTATTGCTGAGGCGATGATGGCGATTACCTTAATGGATCACTTATTGCGCCAACGTGGTCAAAACCCACATGTAAGCCACAAACATGGACCAATCAAAGGTTCGATTGATTAG
- the prmB gene encoding 50S ribosomal protein L3 N(5)-glutamine methyltransferase, with the protein MNHFQIEDAILDEAIAELSTLHDWLRWTTSQFASSGIFFGHGTDNAWDEAVSLLLPALSLPIDAPKELMHARLTSTEKNRLAELIAERINDCTPVPYLTNTAWFAGMPFYVDERVLIPRSPFAELISNRFAPWLEEPSSVSRILDLCTGSACIAIALAQAFEDAQVDAVDISYEALEVADINISDYMLNDRVLPIQSDVFSGVPGQKYDLIVANPPYVDAEDMADLPREFHHEPELGLASGHDGLDVTRTILAEAAEHLTDNGLLFVEVGNSMVHMEELYPGAPFEWVEFEQGGLGVFVISKQQLVNYFAD; encoded by the coding sequence ATGAACCATTTCCAGATAGAAGACGCAATTTTAGACGAGGCAATTGCAGAACTTTCAACGTTGCACGATTGGTTACGTTGGACAACCAGTCAATTTGCCAGCAGTGGTATTTTCTTTGGGCACGGCACAGACAACGCGTGGGATGAAGCTGTTAGCCTGTTATTGCCAGCGCTAAGCTTGCCAATCGACGCGCCAAAAGAGCTTATGCATGCGCGTTTAACCAGCACCGAGAAAAACCGTTTAGCTGAACTAATTGCAGAGCGTATTAATGATTGTACGCCAGTACCTTACCTGACCAACACCGCATGGTTTGCAGGTATGCCGTTTTATGTTGATGAACGCGTGTTAATTCCACGTTCGCCATTTGCAGAGTTAATAAGCAACCGCTTTGCACCATGGTTAGAAGAGCCAAGCTCAGTATCGCGCATTCTTGATTTATGTACCGGCTCTGCATGTATCGCTATTGCACTTGCGCAAGCATTTGAAGATGCACAGGTTGATGCGGTTGATATTTCTTATGAAGCGCTCGAAGTTGCTGATATTAATATCAGCGATTACATGCTAAATGACCGTGTACTGCCAATTCAGTCAGACGTGTTTAGTGGTGTTCCAGGCCAAAAATACGACCTGATCGTAGCTAACCCACCGTATGTTGATGCTGAAGATATGGCTGATTTACCACGTGAATTCCATCACGAGCCAGAGCTTGGTTTAGCATCAGGTCATGATGGTCTTGATGTTACTCGCACCATCCTAGCGGAAGCTGCTGAGCATCTAACTGATAACGGTTTGTTATTTGTCGAAGTTGGTAACTCTATGGTACATATGGAAGAGCTGTACCCAGGTGCGCCGTTTGAGTGGGTTGAATTCGAACAAGGTGGTCTTGGCGTGTTTGTAATCAGCAAACAGCAGCTTGTTAACTATTTCGCAGATTAA
- the smrB gene encoding endonuclease SmrB: MKKDPHDNNHISTDDIDLFRQSISGAKAFKQDTIRFTNKPKVSQAKQFSQQKKQHQAEFFFSDEYVPDIDTHGTVSYVKPGHDSFLAKQLRRGDYPPDLTLDLHGLNKELAKDELAGLIHECKKQHYYCACVVHGIGERILKHKVPQYLVQHPDVIAMHQAPLEFGGKGAVLILINLPQSDEFRR; encoded by the coding sequence ATGAAAAAAGATCCCCACGACAACAACCACATTAGCACTGACGATATTGACTTATTTCGTCAGAGTATCAGTGGTGCCAAAGCATTTAAACAAGACACTATTCGATTCACCAATAAGCCTAAAGTGTCACAAGCGAAGCAATTTTCCCAGCAAAAAAAGCAACATCAGGCAGAATTTTTCTTTTCTGATGAATATGTACCAGATATCGACACTCACGGCACCGTCAGTTATGTCAAGCCAGGTCACGATAGCTTTTTAGCAAAGCAACTTCGCCGTGGAGATTACCCACCTGATTTAACCCTTGATTTACATGGCTTAAATAAAGAATTAGCCAAAGACGAGCTAGCGGGTTTGATTCATGAGTGTAAAAAACAACATTACTATTGCGCCTGTGTTGTGCACGGCATTGGTGAGCGCATACTTAAACACAAAGTACCGCAATATTTAGTGCAGCACCCTGATGTGATTGCTATGCACCAAGCGCCTCTTGAATTTGGTGGTAAAGGCGCAGTACTTATTTTAATTAATCTTCCACAAAGTGATGAGTTCAGACGCTAA
- a CDS encoding AEC family transporter, whose amino-acid sequence MHIFSIIFPLIFIVLSGYISSRSTFLSKEHIAGLSKFTFYISVPAFLFLNMAQADLQNSVSITGFLSFYIPVLVIYTLGYVIDRYLITKHSAPSRHAVFALGSSYSNTILVGLPIIIAALGQQMVGIVFMIITFHSALLFTLTFLLSAKSQQTFSWRTFAKNMLLNPVVLSISSGLAVNLLGFTLFDDLVNGLSLLAKPAIACALFVLGANLAFYKVADNLQVSIIATIIKLAVLPCGVYFFASSVFHLEQSLLNVLVLLSASPLGVNAYLIANQIKQHQATLASSVVLSTVLSVVSFSIWLSILL is encoded by the coding sequence GTGCATATTTTTTCGATTATCTTTCCACTGATTTTTATCGTGTTAAGTGGCTACATCAGCTCTCGTAGCACGTTTTTATCGAAAGAGCATATAGCAGGGTTAAGTAAGTTTACTTTTTACATTAGCGTGCCTGCTTTTCTATTTTTAAATATGGCCCAAGCCGATTTACAAAATAGTGTATCTATTACAGGCTTTTTGAGCTTTTACATCCCAGTATTGGTTATTTACACCCTTGGCTATGTTATTGACCGCTACCTCATTACTAAGCACTCTGCGCCGTCACGTCATGCTGTATTTGCCCTTGGAAGTAGTTACTCAAATACGATACTGGTAGGTTTGCCTATTATTATTGCTGCACTTGGGCAACAGATGGTCGGCATTGTGTTTATGATCATTACTTTTCACAGCGCACTTTTGTTTACCCTCACCTTTTTGCTCAGTGCTAAATCGCAGCAAACATTCTCTTGGCGAACATTTGCTAAAAACATGCTGCTGAACCCTGTGGTATTAAGCATCAGTAGCGGCCTTGCTGTAAACCTACTTGGTTTTACACTTTTTGATGATTTAGTAAATGGCCTAAGCTTACTTGCTAAACCTGCCATTGCCTGTGCGTTATTCGTATTAGGAGCGAACCTTGCGTTTTATAAAGTGGCCGACAACTTACAAGTATCAATCATTGCAACCATCATCAAGCTTGCCGTGTTACCGTGCGGAGTCTACTTTTTTGCAAGCAGTGTGTTCCATCTAGAGCAATCATTACTGAACGTTTTAGTGCTTTTAAGCGCCTCTCCTTTAGGGGTCAACGCTTACCTAATCGCCAATCAAATTAAGCAACACCAAGCGACACTGGCAAGTAGCGTCGTGCTTTCAACAGTATTGAGTGTAGTGAGCTTTAGTATTTGGTTAAGTATTTTACTTTAG
- a CDS encoding SDR family oxidoreductase has protein sequence MSSNPVVLITGGGRGIGAATAKLFAEQGYDVCINYKSDHASAEQVADEINTLGVNAYLFQADIADEQQVLAMFAKLDEQVARLDVLINNAAMMQPQMPLLEMNAKRINAILSCNVTGAFLCAREAIKRMDKGSIVNVSSGASRTGSPNEYLDYAASKGALDTFTIGLAKEVASKGIRVNAVRPGLIYTDMHRDGGEANRVDRLKSKLPLGRGGEADEVASAIYFLASEQASFTTGSFIDVSGGL, from the coding sequence ATGAGTTCGAACCCTGTGGTTCTTATTACTGGAGGCGGCCGTGGTATTGGCGCTGCAACGGCTAAGTTATTTGCCGAGCAAGGTTATGACGTGTGTATTAACTATAAGTCAGATCACGCAAGTGCAGAGCAGGTCGCTGATGAGATAAACACGCTTGGCGTGAATGCCTATTTGTTCCAAGCCGATATCGCTGATGAGCAGCAAGTACTCGCCATGTTCGCCAAATTAGATGAGCAGGTTGCGCGCTTAGACGTTTTAATTAATAACGCGGCGATGATGCAACCACAAATGCCGCTATTAGAGATGAATGCAAAGCGTATTAACGCCATTTTAAGCTGCAATGTTACAGGCGCATTTTTGTGTGCGCGAGAAGCAATTAAACGAATGGATAAAGGCAGTATTGTGAACGTTTCATCGGGGGCTTCACGAACAGGTTCGCCAAATGAATACTTAGACTATGCCGCATCGAAAGGTGCACTTGATACCTTTACTATTGGCCTTGCCAAAGAAGTAGCCAGTAAAGGTATTCGGGTAAACGCGGTAAGGCCTGGCCTTATTTATACCGATATGCACCGTGATGGTGGCGAAGCAAACCGAGTTGATAGGTTAAAATCTAAGTTACCGCTAGGGCGAGGTGGTGAAGCTGACGAGGTCGCTTCAGCAATTTATTTTTTGGCAAGTGAGCAAGCCTCATTCACAACGGGCAGTTTTATCGATGTATCTGGTGGCTTATAA
- a CDS encoding ASCH domain-containing protein, translated as MLQPLSNEQRKAQLIARFNEQSGRAVVKLPHWHFCDNEQDANDCALLVLKGIKQATTSSLYWFKANDEALPQVGDLAIFTNWQGQPLGIIETVSVTITPYSQISADYAALEGEGDKSLAYWQRVHWNYYQRELAGTGYQCHPDMPLVCEQFKLAFKESE; from the coding sequence TTGTTGCAGCCGTTAAGTAACGAGCAGCGTAAGGCGCAGTTGATTGCTCGTTTTAATGAGCAATCAGGGCGTGCCGTTGTTAAACTACCACATTGGCATTTTTGTGATAATGAGCAAGATGCCAATGACTGCGCATTACTTGTTTTAAAAGGTATAAAACAAGCAACAACCTCTTCACTGTATTGGTTTAAAGCCAATGACGAAGCTTTACCTCAAGTTGGTGATTTAGCTATTTTTACTAATTGGCAGGGACAGCCCCTCGGCATTATTGAAACCGTCTCTGTAACTATCACCCCATATAGTCAAATAAGCGCCGATTACGCCGCATTAGAGGGGGAGGGCGACAAAAGCCTCGCTTATTGGCAGCGTGTGCATTGGAATTATTATCAACGAGAGCTAGCAGGTACAGGTTATCAATGCCATCCTGACATGCCTTTAGTATGTGAGCAGTTTAAATTGGCATTTAAGGAGTCAGAATGA
- a CDS encoding RidA family protein gives MTIERLQTGARMSRIVKHNGTVYLCGQVCADAEKDISEQTQTMLDKVEALLIEAGSSKEHMLSATIYLKSMEYFAAMNAVWDAWVPQGHAPARACVEAKMARDALLVEISVVAAVK, from the coding sequence ATGACAATCGAACGTTTACAAACTGGTGCGCGCATGAGCCGTATCGTCAAGCATAATGGTACGGTGTACCTTTGTGGCCAAGTGTGTGCAGATGCAGAAAAAGATATCAGCGAACAAACTCAAACCATGCTAGATAAGGTAGAAGCTTTACTTATTGAAGCGGGGAGTAGCAAAGAGCATATGCTAAGCGCCACAATCTACCTGAAAAGTATGGAATACTTTGCAGCGATGAACGCAGTTTGGGATGCATGGGTACCACAAGGTCATGCGCCAGCACGTGCCTGTGTAGAGGCAAAAATGGCGCGCGATGCACTGCTTGTAGAGATTTCGGTTGTTGCAGCCGTTAAGTAA
- the sixA gene encoding phosphohistidine phosphatase SixA has product MKTILIMRHGEATPMQADDAARQLTTTGQQEASKMGQWLAINYKPDALLVSPYIRAQQTAKAATQSNPLQFSETCNDIIPDGTPQVAADYLETLIAMHPECSTWLVVAHMPIVSYLVDQLSPGNMPIFNTGAIAVIEYDDTKQRSHYLSIHSPNNVEI; this is encoded by the coding sequence ATGAAAACAATCTTAATCATGCGCCATGGCGAAGCAACGCCAATGCAAGCAGATGATGCAGCAAGACAACTGACAACTACGGGGCAACAGGAAGCCAGCAAAATGGGGCAATGGTTAGCAATAAATTATAAACCAGATGCGTTATTGGTAAGCCCTTACATACGTGCCCAGCAAACTGCGAAAGCAGCAACACAAAGTAATCCATTACAATTTAGTGAAACCTGTAATGACATAATTCCAGATGGTACTCCTCAAGTTGCTGCTGACTACCTTGAAACTCTAATCGCCATGCACCCAGAATGCTCAACTTGGTTGGTTGTTGCACACATGCCAATTGTTAGTTACTTGGTTGACCAATTGAGCCCTGGTAACATGCCGATTTTTAACACAGGTGCTATTGCTGTTATTGAATATGACGATACCAAGCAGCGCAGTCATTACTTAAGTATTCATTCACCTAATAACGTCGAAATATAA
- a CDS encoding insulinase family protein → MNISRNDNRTYHPLTLDNGLKVLLVQDLESTKSAASMAINAGHFDDPLDRQGLAHFLEHMLFLGTDLYPESGGFSNFVSQSGGNTNAWTGTEHSCYFFDINNHQFSEALAQFSRFFIAPLLSPKETAKERNAIDAEFKLKIKDDGRRIYQAHKETVNPAHPFAKFSVGNQQTLADREGCISDELRAFFNSHYQAQWMTLVICSNEDIATMTNWVKHYFSEIKGQPKSKEIIEQPLYRKQDLGKVLHIEPHKHMQKLIISFAMPNIDDFYRHKTVSFIAHLLGYEGKGSLYSILKEQGWINALSAGGGINGSNFKDFNISMALTDEGIEYYEDIVEMVFEYICLINQNCDKLPRLYQDKKNLLQIAFDNQEKARLIDWVSGLSINMQHYDEANYVQGDYLMEGFNHCAHEIAMQWLTPDNMRLVLIHPDVEPENTTAWYNTPYKIENISPCWLDALSEINTPLPEMSLPVANPYLTKNVELLALDEPKKTPDLLIKQEGFDFWFKQDATFRVAKGHFYLAMDSHYAIKDVKHMALTRLFADLFMDSVAEQFYPAELAGLSYHLTSHQGGLTLHTAGLSSSQLELVDELLEALFSVEICAKRFAEYKKQLVRHWRNSNQNKPVSELFSILGAKMMPWNPEPNALAQALKDTSFHQFNCFRHEFFKALHVESFLHGNWQRSDALAFQKQVADHLAGCTKIIDLTRPLNDITNVEQQRVELNCNDHAMVLYYQALTDDTAEKVKMMVLNHLINQDYFNELRTKQQLGYLVGAGYAPFNTRAGIAFYVQSPKHTADEILIRHQHFISNYLQHIDSLDEQQWQDTKAGLITHIAEKDKNLRLRSQRLWLAIGNRDSKFNMQQQLLVELDKLSLKQMQQYIKETFAESRPRIELLSDKAIKKQSKTTLSSHSL, encoded by the coding sequence TTGAATATCAGCCGCAATGATAACAGAACATACCACCCCCTCACACTGGACAATGGTCTAAAAGTACTTTTAGTGCAAGACTTAGAATCAACTAAATCAGCGGCATCAATGGCAATTAATGCAGGTCACTTTGACGATCCCCTTGATAGGCAGGGCCTTGCACACTTTTTAGAACATATGCTTTTTTTAGGCACTGACCTATACCCTGAGTCTGGTGGGTTTTCTAATTTTGTATCACAGTCTGGTGGTAACACTAACGCATGGACAGGCACTGAGCACTCTTGTTACTTTTTTGATATTAATAATCATCAGTTTTCTGAAGCCCTCGCTCAATTTAGCCGCTTTTTTATTGCCCCACTATTAAGCCCAAAAGAGACAGCCAAAGAGCGTAACGCGATTGATGCGGAATTTAAATTAAAGATCAAAGATGATGGCAGACGCATCTACCAAGCCCATAAAGAAACGGTAAACCCTGCACATCCCTTTGCTAAATTTTCGGTTGGTAACCAGCAAACCCTGGCAGATCGCGAAGGCTGCATAAGTGACGAGCTACGCGCTTTTTTTAACAGCCATTACCAAGCTCAGTGGATGACACTGGTGATCTGTAGTAATGAAGATATTGCGACAATGACCAACTGGGTGAAGCATTATTTCAGCGAGATTAAAGGTCAGCCCAAAAGCAAAGAAATTATTGAACAGCCACTTTATCGCAAACAAGACTTAGGTAAAGTGCTGCACATTGAGCCGCATAAGCACATGCAAAAGCTCATCATTAGCTTTGCTATGCCAAATATTGATGATTTTTATCGCCATAAAACGGTGAGCTTTATTGCTCACTTGTTAGGTTATGAGGGAAAAGGCTCACTTTACTCAATTTTAAAAGAGCAAGGTTGGATCAACGCACTCTCAGCAGGCGGTGGTATAAACGGCAGTAACTTCAAAGACTTCAATATCAGTATGGCACTGACCGATGAAGGTATTGAATACTACGAAGATATTGTTGAAATGGTATTCGAATACATTTGTCTGATAAACCAAAACTGTGACAAGTTACCAAGGCTTTATCAAGATAAGAAGAACTTGCTGCAGATTGCCTTTGATAATCAAGAGAAAGCCCGACTTATAGATTGGGTAAGTGGTTTAAGCATTAACATGCAACACTATGATGAAGCCAACTACGTGCAAGGTGATTACCTCATGGAAGGCTTTAATCACTGCGCGCATGAAATTGCAATGCAATGGTTAACGCCAGATAATATGCGCCTTGTACTCATACATCCAGATGTAGAGCCAGAAAACACCACGGCTTGGTACAATACGCCTTATAAAATCGAAAATATATCACCTTGCTGGCTTGATGCATTAAGTGAAATTAACACCCCATTACCTGAAATGAGTTTGCCTGTTGCCAACCCGTATCTAACGAAGAATGTTGAACTTTTAGCACTGGATGAACCTAAAAAAACGCCTGATTTACTGATAAAGCAAGAAGGCTTTGATTTTTGGTTTAAGCAGGATGCGACTTTTCGCGTTGCTAAGGGGCATTTTTACTTAGCGATGGACTCGCACTATGCCATTAAAGATGTCAAGCATATGGCTTTAACTCGGCTGTTCGCTGATTTATTTATGGATAGTGTCGCTGAGCAATTTTACCCTGCCGAGCTGGCAGGCTTAAGTTATCATTTAACCTCTCACCAGGGTGGCCTAACGCTTCATACTGCAGGCTTATCATCAAGTCAGCTTGAACTGGTTGATGAACTACTCGAAGCCTTATTTAGTGTAGAAATATGCGCAAAACGTTTTGCTGAATATAAAAAGCAACTTGTGAGGCATTGGCGTAATAGTAATCAAAACAAACCGGTAAGCGAGTTATTCAGTATCTTAGGTGCTAAAATGATGCCGTGGAACCCAGAACCGAATGCACTTGCACAAGCTTTAAAAGATACAAGTTTTCATCAATTTAATTGTTTCAGACATGAATTCTTTAAAGCGCTACACGTAGAGTCGTTTTTACATGGTAATTGGCAGCGTAGTGATGCACTGGCTTTTCAAAAACAAGTGGCGGATCATTTAGCAGGTTGTACTAAAATTATCGACCTAACACGCCCTCTTAACGATATAACAAATGTCGAGCAGCAACGCGTTGAGCTAAATTGTAATGACCACGCCATGGTTCTTTATTACCAAGCGCTGACTGATGACACAGCTGAAAAAGTAAAGATGATGGTGTTAAATCACCTTATCAATCAAGACTATTTTAATGAGCTTAGAACCAAGCAACAACTTGGTTATTTAGTGGGGGCTGGCTACGCACCTTTTAATACGCGTGCTGGCATTGCGTTTTATGTTCAGTCTCCAAAACACACCGCTGACGAAATACTCATTCGTCATCAGCATTTTATAAGTAACTATCTACAGCACATTGATTCTTTAGATGAGCAACAATGGCAAGATACAAAAGCTGGATTAATTACACATATAGCAGAAAAAGATAAAAATCTTCGTCTTCGCTCACAAAGGCTCTGGTTAGCAATTGGTAATCGAGATAGTAAGTTTAATATGCAGCAACAACTTCTTGTTGAGCTTGATAAACTGAGCTTAAAGCAAATGCAACAATACATAAAAGAGACATTTGCCGAATCGCGACCTCGAATAGAGCTGTTAAGTGATAAAGCAATCAAAAAACAGTCAAAAACAACCCTTTCTTCGCATTCTCTTTGA
- a CDS encoding sensor domain-containing protein — MLLLLPYLLFVIYKLKRSRHQLRISEHRLKSTVEGSGDTLWDWNIKTGEVIRINDKYTTDTNNAAGFPPNRDLIHPHDLQHVEKALKKHFAEHTAFFEASYRIKDSLERWHWVLDRGKIIEKDVNLNPLRMTGTVRDISQLKSTEARLNLFAKCVESLTDAIAIYDKNFKLVDLNPSFLTLFGGTREQYLKKDFALFGYDQSYVDEIKATVRATDHWQQEVKLRNAQRQLLPIEISIDEIKNEHNQICNYVVVYSDQTERKKAESQLHNLSNRDRTTGLPNRNLFFTNLKKLAKQDNHHALLVFDLDNFKKINDSLGHQLGDSLLAKLAMRLNKLTREKDVFYRLGGDEFALVMSGTNDIHTITRMAKLFLAAIATPFNMASHELVITSSVGIVLFPEDGNTPELLLKNADTAMYHAKKKGNSYLFFNDTMNRQAVKRLQIENLMRYGLKEDHFEVYYQPKMNIRTGKLDGMEALVRFITPKKGIISPGMFIPIAEETGQIIEIGEVVLNKACRDVKAWIDQGLFNGRVAVNLSAKQFSLPDLTTRIDVILQKNELPSYFLELEITEGTVMDDPNEAISVMRSLSARGIHLAMDDFGTGYSSLAYLKQFPLNTLKVDKAFIDDMQSERGRNMVDSIVTIAHNLDLHVVAEGVEKAEQIAMLEQLNCQTVQGYYYSKPLSQPEFTAFLKKQRNKSAPSLLRSVEV; from the coding sequence ATGCTGCTGTTATTACCGTATTTGCTATTCGTTATTTATAAGCTCAAACGCTCACGCCATCAACTTCGTATTTCAGAACATAGATTAAAAAGTACCGTAGAAGGCAGCGGAGATACTCTGTGGGACTGGAATATAAAAACAGGTGAAGTTATTCGTATAAACGATAAATATACCACCGATACGAATAACGCAGCAGGCTTCCCACCCAACCGTGATTTAATCCACCCTCATGATTTACAACATGTTGAAAAAGCCCTTAAAAAACACTTTGCTGAACACACTGCCTTTTTTGAAGCAAGCTATCGTATAAAAGACAGCTTAGAGCGTTGGCATTGGGTACTCGATCGCGGAAAGATTATTGAAAAAGATGTCAATCTTAACCCCCTACGTATGACTGGCACCGTACGTGACATATCACAGCTCAAATCCACAGAAGCACGTTTAAACCTATTTGCAAAATGTGTTGAGTCACTGACTGATGCCATCGCAATTTACGATAAAAACTTTAAATTAGTTGATTTAAACCCCAGCTTTTTGACCCTTTTTGGTGGTACTCGAGAGCAATATCTAAAGAAAGATTTTGCTCTTTTTGGCTATGATCAAAGCTACGTAGATGAAATAAAAGCAACGGTTAGAGCTACAGATCACTGGCAGCAAGAAGTTAAACTTAGAAATGCACAACGACAGTTACTCCCCATAGAGATTTCTATCGACGAAATCAAAAACGAGCATAATCAAATATGTAATTACGTTGTGGTTTATTCTGACCAAACAGAGCGCAAAAAAGCTGAGTCACAATTACATAATTTATCAAACCGAGACCGTACTACCGGCTTGCCTAACCGTAATTTATTTTTTACTAATCTTAAAAAGCTCGCCAAACAAGATAATCATCATGCCCTATTAGTATTTGACTTAGATAACTTTAAAAAGATCAATGATTCCTTAGGCCATCAACTTGGTGACAGCCTGCTCGCCAAATTGGCCATGAGATTAAATAAGCTCACCCGTGAAAAAGACGTATTTTATCGCCTTGGTGGTGATGAGTTTGCACTTGTTATGTCAGGCACCAACGACATTCATACGATTACGCGAATGGCAAAGCTGTTTTTAGCAGCGATTGCCACACCTTTTAACATGGCAAGCCATGAGCTAGTAATCACCTCGAGTGTTGGTATCGTACTGTTCCCTGAAGATGGCAATACACCTGAGCTTTTATTAAAAAATGCCGATACAGCGATGTACCACGCTAAGAAAAAAGGCAATAGTTACTTATTCTTTAACGACACAATGAACCGCCAAGCCGTTAAACGTCTGCAAATAGAAAACCTAATGCGTTACGGATTAAAAGAAGATCATTTTGAAGTTTATTATCAACCCAAAATGAATATTCGCACCGGCAAATTGGATGGTATGGAAGCACTTGTGCGTTTCATCACACCTAAAAAGGGGATTATCAGCCCAGGAATGTTTATTCCTATCGCAGAAGAAACGGGGCAAATTATTGAAATCGGTGAAGTGGTGCTTAATAAAGCCTGTCGTGATGTGAAGGCATGGATCGACCAAGGGTTATTTAATGGTCGTGTCGCTGTAAACCTATCAGCAAAGCAATTTAGCTTACCTGATTTAACGACTCGCATTGATGTAATTTTACAAAAGAATGAACTACCCTCTTACTTTTTAGAGCTCGAAATAACCGAAGGAACGGTAATGGACGATCCTAATGAAGCAATTTCAGTGATGCGTTCTCTTAGTGCCAGAGGTATACACTTAGCGATGGATGACTTTGGTACGGGTTACTCATCGTTGGCTTACTTAAAGCAGTTCCCACTCAATACATTAAAAGTTGATAAAGCTTTTATAGACGACATGCAATCAGAACGAGGCCGTAATATGGTCGACTCAATCGTTACCATTGCACACAACCTTGACTTACATGTTGTTGCTGAAGGCGTTGAAAAAGCAGAGCAAATAGCGATGTTAGAGCAATTAAATTGCCAAACAGTTCAAGGTTATTACTACTCAAAACCCTTGTCACAACCTGAGTTCACAGCTTTTTTGAAAAAACAGCGTAATAAATCAGCGCCTAGTTTATTAAGAAGCGTTGAAGTTTAA